The bacterium genome has a segment encoding these proteins:
- a CDS encoding TetR/AcrR family transcriptional regulator, producing MSRDPASSRELPADGSLLTARGMRSRIALLDAARRLFRSKGYANATIADITQEADRALGSFYTYFSNKEELLEQLAEDFKEEMDHQMTALDLTGDEPYDVIWRLCEVYWKGYRDHSPELAAIFQASMVDSHFARRRQEIRADARGNIAAAIRAVRLTPPDPDPEATASAIGSMMDYFCYVWLIEGGEANRSSLSDDVAVETLARVFYRTVFATPEPRKRRKRKK from the coding sequence ATGAGTCGCGACCCTGCAAGTTCGCGCGAACTGCCGGCCGACGGAAGCCTGCTCACGGCTCGCGGCATGCGCAGTCGCATCGCCTTGCTCGATGCCGCTCGGCGGTTGTTCCGAAGCAAAGGCTATGCGAATGCGACGATCGCCGACATCACGCAAGAAGCCGACCGGGCGCTTGGTTCGTTCTACACCTACTTCTCCAACAAAGAAGAACTCCTCGAACAGCTCGCCGAGGACTTCAAGGAGGAGATGGACCATCAGATGACTGCCCTGGATCTGACGGGGGACGAGCCATACGACGTGATCTGGAGACTCTGCGAAGTCTACTGGAAGGGTTACCGCGACCACTCACCAGAACTCGCGGCCATCTTCCAGGCATCGATGGTGGATTCGCATTTCGCCAGACGCCGGCAGGAGATTCGCGCGGATGCGCGCGGGAACATCGCGGCCGCGATCCGCGCAGTCAGACTCACGCCACCAGACCCCGATCCCGAAGCAACCGCTTCTGCGATCGGTTCGATGATGGATTACTTCTGTTATGTCTGGCTGATCGAAGGCGGGGAAGCCAATCGTTCGTCATTGAGCGATGACGTCGCTGTCGAAACCCTGGCCCGCGTGTTTTACCGGACGGTCTTCGCCACTCCAGAGCCGCGAAAACGGCGAAAGCGCAAGAAATGA